A region of Maridesulfovibrio sp. DNA encodes the following proteins:
- a CDS encoding flagellin, translated as MSLTINHNLMASSAARNLNTHYGALGTSVRRLSSGLRVGTAADDAAGLAIRELMRSDIRSLNQGIRNANDAVSMIQTADGALSIIDEKLIRMKELAMQASTGTYNSDQRIIINSEFQAMAMEIQRISQATDFNGIKLLDGSLDGTHDGSGLTSSGAAKIHFGTGNDCAEDYYYVNVAGASLENLGLGLSFSSNIVSINNRVENGGWVEGQISGVVPYAYIPKGSTNITIQLDSNYIHNGAQGKDDDIAIFTRDGHHIAGSPVGDDPATSTPASNDFVWSENGINSSNVDSTFITESNGFYTGATYNSDDINTGGSYSANSGTNSTSFRGMTVSSGGDGNWHDSVHNNITSDSGFTVDYVHIDVATEDLLLFSIGSGAFSINTSWSYMPEVNYSSVDGMQVVDISTQSGAQNALEQIDNAMVYKDDIRANLGAMQNRLENTITNLSIQAENLQASESRISDVDVADEMTELTKEQILTQVATAMLAQANSLPKMAMQLIGG; from the coding sequence ATGAGTTTGACCATTAACCATAACTTGATGGCAAGTAGTGCCGCCCGTAACTTGAATACCCATTATGGAGCATTGGGTACTTCGGTACGTAGGCTGTCATCTGGACTGCGAGTAGGAACAGCAGCAGATGATGCTGCTGGATTGGCGATACGTGAACTGATGCGTTCCGATATTCGATCCCTGAACCAAGGAATCAGAAATGCCAATGACGCGGTGTCCATGATCCAGACCGCTGATGGAGCTCTTTCTATTATAGATGAAAAGCTGATACGAATGAAGGAGCTGGCGATGCAAGCATCCACTGGAACTTACAATTCAGATCAGAGGATAATAATAAATTCCGAGTTTCAGGCAATGGCGATGGAGATTCAGAGAATTTCACAGGCTACCGATTTCAATGGTATCAAGTTGCTGGATGGTAGTTTGGATGGAACTCATGACGGATCAGGATTGACTTCATCAGGAGCAGCAAAGATTCATTTCGGTACCGGGAATGACTGTGCTGAAGATTACTACTATGTGAATGTAGCTGGTGCCAGTTTGGAAAATCTAGGATTAGGACTATCCTTTTCCAGTAATATCGTAAGTATTAATAATCGAGTTGAAAATGGTGGCTGGGTCGAAGGACAAATATCAGGTGTCGTCCCTTACGCTTACATACCGAAAGGATCGACCAATATTACGATCCAACTGGATTCCAATTACATACACAACGGTGCTCAAGGCAAAGATGACGACATAGCTATTTTTACCCGTGATGGTCATCATATAGCTGGTTCGCCTGTTGGAGATGATCCAGCAACCTCAACACCTGCCAGTAACGATTTCGTGTGGTCGGAGAATGGAATTAATTCATCGAATGTTGATAGCACGTTTATTACCGAATCCAATGGGTTCTATACCGGGGCCACATACAACAGTGACGACATAAATACCGGAGGCAGTTATTCCGCTAACTCAGGAACCAACTCGACCTCTTTCCGAGGTATGACTGTTTCATCTGGAGGTGACGGTAACTGGCACGATAGCGTTCACAACAACATCACGAGTGATAGCGGATTTACCGTTGATTATGTCCATATTGATGTCGCTACAGAAGACTTGTTGCTTTTCAGTATTGGGTCAGGAGCATTTTCTATAAACACTTCTTGGTCCTATATGCCGGAAGTGAATTATTCCAGTGTTGACGGGATGCAGGTTGTCGATATTAGCACACAGTCAGGAGCACAAAACGCTCTTGAACAAATTGATAATGCAATGGTTTATAAGGATGATATTAGAGCAAATCTTGGAGCCATGCAGAATAGATTGGAAAATACCATTACAAACCTATCCATTCAGGCCGAGAACTTACAGGCTTCCGAATCCAGAATATCTGATGTGGATGTAGCTGATGAGATGACTGAATTAACCAAAGAACAAATCTTAACTCAGGTGGCTACCGCTATGTTGGCTCAGGCCAATAGTTTACCGAAGATGGCTATGCAATTAATTGGCGGGTAG